A section of the Flavobacteriales bacterium genome encodes:
- the mnmD gene encoding tRNA (5-methylaminomethyl-2-thiouridine)(34)-methyltransferase MnmD: MSDLHDRSPLQVVRTADGSSTLLDPSLDEPYHSLHGALQESWHVFIVNGLRAVDGPDVDVLEVGLGTGLNMLLTWLQCVEGKCRVRYTALEPHPLPRPLLQAVDHCTQCGVPTLTDAWLDAITAAPDTLTEGLGGFRFSWRKTGVEALADEAAFDVVYFDAFAPRKQPDLWTAAVFSRLFTALRPGGVLVTYSAKGEVRRTLEAVGFRVDKPTGPPGKRHMLRARKPD; encoded by the coding sequence GCGCACGGCGGATGGCTCCAGCACGCTGCTCGATCCGTCGCTGGACGAGCCGTACCACAGCCTCCATGGCGCGCTGCAGGAATCGTGGCACGTGTTCATCGTCAACGGCCTGCGCGCGGTGGACGGGCCCGATGTGGACGTGCTGGAGGTGGGTCTGGGCACGGGCCTCAACATGCTGCTCACCTGGTTGCAATGCGTGGAGGGCAAATGCCGCGTGCGCTATACGGCGCTGGAGCCGCACCCCCTCCCCCGCCCCCTGCTGCAGGCGGTGGACCATTGCACGCAATGCGGTGTGCCCACGCTCACCGACGCCTGGCTCGACGCGATCACCGCAGCCCCCGACACCCTGACCGAAGGGCTCGGGGGATTCCGCTTCAGCTGGCGGAAGACCGGAGTGGAAGCGCTCGCGGACGAAGCGGCCTTCGACGTGGTGTACTTCGACGCGTTCGCCCCACGCAAGCAGCCGGACCTGTGGACGGCCGCCGTGTTCAGCCGGTTGTTCACGGCCCTGCGCCCCGGCGGCGTGCTGGTGACTTACAGCGCCAAGGGCGAGGTGCGCCGCACGCTGGAGGCCGTCGGGTTCCGGGTGGACAAACCCACCGGGCCGCCCGGCAAACGCCACATGCTGCGCGCCCGCAAGCCGGACTGA
- a CDS encoding NUDIX domain-containing protein, whose translation MAHFTLRVYGLLVHAGQVLVADELIRGQRITKFPGGGLEYGEGLKDCLVREIREELGVDAFDLEHVYTTDFFQQSTFHSTPMQVVSVYYTFRTTDPAGLRVVSEPFAGIGEGADQEVFRWLALDSARIEDVSLPIDRVVLGQLLDTVHRSEARNV comes from the coding sequence ATGGCCCACTTCACCCTTCGCGTCTATGGACTGCTGGTGCACGCCGGGCAGGTGCTGGTGGCCGATGAGCTGATCCGCGGACAGCGCATCACCAAGTTCCCCGGTGGCGGGCTGGAGTACGGCGAGGGGCTGAAGGACTGCCTGGTGCGCGAGATCCGCGAGGAGCTCGGTGTGGACGCCTTCGACCTGGAGCACGTCTACACCACCGACTTCTTCCAGCAGAGCACCTTCCACAGCACGCCCATGCAGGTGGTGAGCGTGTACTACACCTTCCGCACCACCGACCCGGCGGGGCTGCGCGTGGTCAGCGAGCCGTTCGCGGGCATCGGCGAGGGCGCGGACCAGGAGGTGTTCCGCTGGCTGGCCTTGGACAGCGCGCGGATCGAGGACGTGAGCCTGCCGATCGACCGGGTGGTGCTGGGCCAACTGCTCGACACCGTGCACCGGAGCGAAGCGCGGAACGTGTAG